atggaaTCGAACTCCAATCACGCATATCTAAAAAGATAGTAGAATTCCCTGataaattaacaacaaaacaagaaattcaaaaatttctgGGTTGTTTAAATTACGCAGGAGAATTTATTCCAAATTTAGCAAAAAAAGGGAATATTCtacaaaaattaattagaaaatcCAATAGACTTGGATGGACAGAAGAACACACACAGTGtataaaaaatctaaaagaaGAATGTGCAAAGTTAACAAAACTTAGATTGCCTGAAGATAGTGACAATCTAGTTTTACAAACTGATGCATCCGATTATCATTGGGGAGCATTATTGTAAACCGATTTGAATGAAATTTGCAGGTACACAAGTGGTACTTTTAATGATGCCGAAACAAGATATTCgacaaatgaaaaagaattactAGCCATTGTTAGAGGGATTAGAAAATTTCCTGCCTTCCTTTTACCAAAATCATTTATTGTTAGAACTGACAATACTCAAGTTTCAGGGCTAATATTTAATAAACTACCTTCCGAACCGCAATACAGAAGATTGCACAGATGGCAGGTGTTATTATCTTTCTATTCATTTTCAATAGAAtatattaaaggaaatgataattttcttgCAGATTTCATCTCTAGAAACGTCCAATATGGACAAGACAAAAATCCTGGTGATCAGGATATATGAAGGAATGAAGAAAGTGGATGAGTCCATTGATGAAAAAAGCCAAAAGCTTTTCAAAATAAGAGACGAGCTATCAAAGCTGTCTGAACAATCTCAGATATTACAATCCGAAATAAATCAGCTTAGTACAAATTAGGCTGAAAGTATGACAGAATTTCTACTCTTATGTGAACATCTGGACACACGTCCAGCACAGAATTCAAatctatattataattttaggcTCGTGATACAGACCCAATATAATTtcacatatatttttgagaaataacgtaaattcacaacttaagatatcgtaatttctaaaatttctaccattaaaaaaattacaaaaatctccttTCGGATACATCTCTATTCCCTCTCGGATACGTAACTATTCCCACTTGGATACATCCTTCCCATGAAGTAATGTTTCATTTGCTATGTATCGCACATCCAAGAAAAGTATTCGATAGTAATGAAAAATTcgagatttttgtaattgagAAAACTTCTAGGATAAGATGTAATTAGCCCCCCAAATGcatgaaatttatgtatttatactatttttttttagtaaataactTCAATATATAACTTGATAATTTGTTTCAAATGTTCATACGACATAAACGTGTCGTTTACAACCCAAATTGAGAAAGTTGAATTCCAAGAAGTTCTATGTAGCAAAGAAAATAGACAATTGCGTTAGATTAtgagttaaaatattttgtattcgagaaatatataaaatgttgatATCTTTCAAAAAGTTCATCATCTTCGTATATTTTCGCAAGTGATATCTGTTTTCCACAATGTTGTTATCTTCTTTTAGTAATATTTGCACCACAGACCTTGCATCTGATAAAATACTAATCATTGATCAACCAATTCGTAAAGATCGATTCAAAGCTTTTCAAATCTCTATTCCTTCAGCTTAAGTATAATTTGTTTATAGTTTGCTTTGTCAATGAATTTTGTGATACATTTTATTGCTGTCTTCGTTAAATAGAAATActtctatttattttgattttaatattgaaagtatttatttaaaaattgatttctaactccacaacaataaaaacaatcacGAAAGCaactttatttctatataaaataataattattttaatgttaaattctaaattacattaataaaaGTTTTTGATACTACACTCGAAATATCATGCCGTAAAAGAAAACTCTAAATCTTAACCCCCCGCCCTCCCCCCAAATAACCAATttacttgtttttctttttaaggttgtttttccctaatttatttattttttaagttttttcttcCTCTATATTTCTCAACAAAGTCATTTTCTAttgacattttcttttgttgttcttttttatttttttaactcctcgtttttctttagtttgtattttgatatttcttagaatttgaattttatacttttttttttcaaattttatctgTTAAATTGTTTATCATATTTGATAGTAAGAAAATAtcttatataaaaatgaaaaaataatatttttttaatctttcgtGAAATACATTGtctaattattaatttcttgaTAGTCAAACATTGATACATCATGTTGAAGACTAATTTAATAACCATGATACGAATTTTTGTAGTGGTCATATTATGGAGtaaacataatattaaaaatatgtttacaTAATAATCCTTAAAGGTATTTTTCGGAACAAAATATTAACTattcaaacacattttatttaaattagttcaaaattttctttctaaaacaaGTTTAGCATGTATTATTGTTTGTAAGAAGTTAACCAATAGAAACTCTTCATTTCAACACaattacaaaaatatctttatgggtccataacaaaaataaagacaTGTATGGATTCTTCTAGATTTTCATTTTGACCTTTAattatacaattattattttgcccttaaatgatgttaaaattactaaaatatcaATTGGTAGTCCTTCTCATGCCTCTTATATACTCCatttgttcctaattacttgtctacttttgaattgacatacctattaagaaaactatgATTGACATAGttagtttaccattttacccctattaattatgaagtgggtgaattaaaaatttaagattttcacgAAGTTCAACCTTTTtctaagtaattaattgagggtataatatttaaaaaaaattgtcctttattGATTCgtcaatatggacaagtaattaggaacaactaaaaaaaagttgacaagtaattagaaatagagggagtataatAAATAACCCATTTTAGATTAAGaatctaaaattatttaattcaatACCACTAAAAATCTACCATAATAACAatatttaagacaaaaaaaattaaaattatttaatctgcttatattaaaaaaaataagtgtgAATAAATATTGGAAAATAGGAGATTATTTCTTACCAGTAATAGAATATAAAAGTGGattttaattacaaataaagTACTTAATAAATAATTGGTAGGAAAGAGAGGTTGAATTTAAACGGTGAAAACAAAGAGCATCTAATAAGCACCGAAAGTGAGGATATCCTATTTGGATATTCCTTTTAAATATGCCAAATTCCCCTAAACCACTGGAATTCATGCTTCGAATATTCTTCCCTCTTTCtttttatatacttttattttctctGTTTTCCTTCTCCATTTTTTGCAATCTTATAGAGTagatagaaagaaagaaaaaactgtGTATTGTATTGAGTGGAGATGAAGTTCTGGAAAATATTGAAGAGTCACATAGAGGAAACATTGCCTGAATGGCAAGACAAATTCTTGTGTTACAAAGATCTGAAGAAAgaattgaaattaatttatCCTCAGGATGCTAGGCCTATGAAAAGGCAGAGGTTGAATAATGATGAGGTTACCAAGGAGGTGAATGATTTTGTGAAGCTGTTAGAAGAGGAGATTGATAAGTTTAACAGTTTCTTTGTTGAGAAAGAAGAGGACTACATCATTCACCTTAAGGTCCGTATCCCTTACTGTTTTGTTTTGTAAAACTCAATCACATGACTGATTCTTTTGGTTTAACTATTATAGTCTTTCTAATCTTGTCAGGTATTGAAAGAAAGGGTAGCTGAGATGAGAAAGTCAAATGTAGAGGTGAATAGATTAGGTAGGGACATTGTCGATCTTCATGGAGAAATGGTTTTATTGGAGAATTACAGTGCTCTTAACTATACAGGTATCCCTCCTCTTCAATTTAGTTCTATCAGCAACCTCAACTTAATTCATAGCCAGATTAATCAACTGAATATGATACCAACTGAAACATGTGGGGGCAGTGGATTCATTGTTCCTCCCTTAATTAGATGTATAGGGTTAGATCTGAGGGTATAGAAAATTCATTCTTAATAGGAATGGGGTGCGAATCCAAATTGGTCCATGGATGGGAATCCCCCAAAACGAAGAGGATACTAATGGATTTTCAATGCTAAATTTTACAACATAATTGCATATAGACATCTGATCAGTCACCTCTTTGTGGCATATGTACAAGTATGGATGTCTTTTCCTCTTCACGTTTGTCCTGTCCTCCACTACCTGCTGATATCATTCGTATAGCTTTTCCCATATGGCTGtaatgaatttatatttttgctttTGCTCTTCACAGGAGTTGTGaagattttaaagaaatatgacAAACTCAGTGGGGAGCTTCTTCGATTGCCTTTTATCCAAAAGGTGCTCGCAGAGCCATTCTTCGAAACTGAGGTTCTAAATAAACTAGTGAAGGAGTGTGATACACTTCTTAGCCTTTTATACCAAACCGAGCCACTCAAAGTAGCAGGAGCAGGGGGAGGAGTTAGTGGCGGAGAAAGGCCAGTCAAAGTTCCTCAAGAGCTTGCAGAGATAAAGAATATGGAGAACATGTACCTGAGACTTACCTATTCAGCACTCAGAGTCTTGCAGGAGATGCGTAGCAGAAGTTCAACTGTCAGCATGTTCTCTTTGCCACCAATGAAGACCAACGCGCTCGACAATGTATGGAAAAATGCTCCAGTGGTCATACAAGAAGCAAAGTAGGGGTTACTCATGTCTCTTGAtatactgttttttttttttcctttttgccaAGAAGAAGCAGTGAGTGCAGTGCAGTTGCTGCGACTACATTACCTTACAGCTCATATATAGCTTTAGATTTCTGATGCATCATGTAactgataaatatatatatacacgttcCAATTTGTAGTCCATTGTTTTTGGCTCAAGGAATTTTTAAGTTGAGCTAATGCTGCTATAGTCTTAAAGGTTGTGGactgtatgtatgtatgtacaTTAGTCTTGGAGGCAGACTTTGATGTTTGGGTACAGATTATGAGGTTCACCAGCTCATATAAACTTCTTGGCAAGTGTTTTGTACACACTAATATGCTAAATATAGGCACCTAAGGTGTCGGTCAATGAAGTGAGTGAGAGCCATGAGGttatagttttaaatttcaGCGAAAACAAAAAACATCATGTGGTTCTTTTTGTTTGTCTTAGTCTTGATGGATAGAGTGCGCGAAAATTGTCTAAACACTACGATTATAAAAAAATGCCAAATATATGCAAAATCATAAGTTGTTCACATTCGAATTAACAATTTTAAGCGTATAAACACTTTTTAGTTTCATCAGTATCTTAGCCCTGATAATTTTTGCAATTTGGAAAATAATCTTTCCTCAATAAAATCTCTAACTCCCTCTTAATACTATTTTGGTCTTCGTCCTACATGCTATGTTGCCTGGGCTCTTTAAAAAGATCAAT
This genomic stretch from Solanum stenotomum isolate F172 chromosome 10, ASM1918654v1, whole genome shotgun sequence harbors:
- the LOC125841196 gene encoding SPX domain-containing protein 1-like, with protein sequence MKFWKILKSHIEETLPEWQDKFLCYKDLKKELKLIYPQDARPMKRQRLNNDEVTKEVNDFVKLLEEEIDKFNSFFVEKEEDYIIHLKVLKERVAEMRKSNVEVNRLGRDIVDLHGEMVLLENYSALNYTGVVKILKKYDKLSGELLRLPFIQKVLAEPFFETEVLNKLVKECDTLLSLLYQTEPLKVAGAGGGVSGGERPVKVPQELAEIKNMENMYLRLTYSALRVLQEMRSRSSTVSMFSLPPMKTNALDNVWKNAPVVIQEAK